cttcgaactggaagtagctgtattactttcaacaggctctttcttggtccaacaatctttcgccatgtggcccatcttcccgcagttgtaacacttgccattaaactttttactattaccgcgattcttccaagctcccccagaacgagagccttcatttccttggtgactttgcacattttctccatcctttttagattcACTACTAGTGTACCGCTTGAGGGTGCCTttacttttgttggtgtagagcgcttcctcttcactcttcagtgagactcctcccatttgcttggccatagcttcttgacctacaagcaaattttcaaactcaacaagcgatggttgtgtcggccatccttgtatagcggcaatgaaccctcgatattcaggtctcaaaccatggataattattctcttcatcctggtttccccaataggagctgttggatctaattctgaaatttcgcggcatatcgacttcaccttgtgaaagtactgggcaatcgtcatgtcgcgttgtaccatcgatagcagctcattctcgagaagttgcaattttgtatcgttcctcttcgaaaagagtgtaacaaaactgtcccatgcttcctttggcgttttagcatcccgaatgtgctccaacatttcttcttctattgtggtctttaaggcaaacattgatttgcctgctttaattttccacttccgcaagacgccgttagcatcttccgctgccggttatgtaacttcactaccaccgacaacctcccacaagtcttgaccttaaaggtaagactctatacacgttgcccacgtgttatagttttggttgttgagcttcttgattcctccaacaacttgaagatcacccatcgtatgggcaagactttgactacaccgaacaagcttgagtgactactgtgcagagtaatacactactttcgacacaaagaagctccatctcaaggtttgtgataaccctagcaataatctcaagaaatcttttctgatgtggaagatcagtcaaaactgcaaccacagagcatactcggaatttcaagagactttacaaccaatgctctaccaagaacgatccctgaccgacttggctctgataccaattgttgaataagaagagtattcaagataactctaatgatcccaagaagaagaaaatagagcacactcttaaagaaagctcacaaaacaaactaattagcaaagcttttcttatttagctctaggctttgtttttccttggatgatttacaatgtttggggacttgggtatttatagcaaatcAAATGAaggctacaccacacacttaattaaactaagattatttactaccccacaaaacccattaattgcacctaattttttccactcaaccatacctaacattgcctaactttccactcaaccatacctaattttgacattgattctcaacaataCCTGCCAAAGCGAAGGCCACGCGACTTCCAATCGATTCTTAAACATAACACCAACAAGAGTGAAAATCACTCATCTTAGAGtttaaatgtggtttttttctaatccaagACGATCATTTAGTCAATATTATGTTTTTAGTGGGAAATGTTTAATAAATACTTGTCTTACATACACGCGGTATTGTGATATTGTGTGAGGGAGATTCAAACACATAAACCACTATGATACAAGTGATATTACGATATTGTGCGAGAGGGTGATATAATGAAACTTTTCATATACGAGTCGTAAGTACATACTATGTAAAAATCTCAAGTTCAATTAACTTAGATGAGGagtgatatgtcaaatttttagAAGGTATTTTTGTTGTTAGATTAGTTTACATTTTAAGATTTCTATCTTAAACCAATTAAATCCAATTAATCTAACAACAATGAATATGGTGATCAGTTGCTTGGGGAAAATCTTGGATGGGTTTTGTATGGTAGggatgtttttgtgtttgtgggCCATATGGCCACGTGGTCCGGAGAGCGGATCGAAGAGCAAAATGCACTGATCTAATTATTATGGTTAACACCACATAGTAATGTTTGATAATGAATTTTAAGCTCGTATTTCACATAGCACGTATAAGATTTAATTTTTAACGTTGGTAAACCATAGGATAAAAGTCATGAAAAGCTAAAATATCTctaagggttggtttggtattgctgtgccttgaaaaaaatatgcttctgctatgctgtgagaataagcagctgtgaaataaaacaccaaaatgtttggtaaacttttttgtaaaagtgcttttgaaaaaaaaaaattagtattatagtgtttgataaacttttatgtaaaacatatgtgaaaaaaaagtcggtttttcaaagcttggttttgcagcttcttgtttttggttttttttcgcccaaaactgtaaaaaaaagctgaagctgaatgtttaccaaacacaaaaacagcacccaacttttttttataccaattttttcagaatcacctcagtaccaaaccaggcctaatTTATCCGACCCTCAAAAAATGAATGACCGTGATGGGATCACCAACCAATGTAAATAggtaaaagtaaataaaaaaaaactacaaatttcCATATCGCGGTTAGAGAACACCTTAAACCCTTGTTGCTGCCAAAGCGCCCCTCACGGACGtcaccctaaaaccctaaaacaagAATCCGTCCCTCTCCGAAATCCAAAGTTTCAACGCAGCCGGATCCAGCCGCAATGAGAAAAGCCAAATCGAAGAGCTCCCGTAAGCAAAAGGACCTGTCGGAGCTCCAGGAAATCGAGCTTCTAAATTCATGGATCGAATCCCAGAAACCCGATTGTGGCTCCAACCCCATGTCTCTCCCCGCCTTGCCCTCCGACGCCCCCGTCGGCCGTCTCGGTGACACCCTCTTTTCTCCCTACGCCGGCGCCACCAGATTCGAGCAGCTGCCCGTCTCTAAGAAGACAAAGGACGCCCTTCGCCAGTGCAAGTACGTTGAAATGACAGATATTCAGAGGGCTTCTTTGCCCCACGCGCTGTGTGGCAGAGATATTCTCGGCGCCGCCAAGACCGGGTCGGGAAAGACTTTGGCTTTTGTTATTCCGGTAAGTTGGGCGTGCTTTGTTTTGGGGTTGGTTTGGTTGCGGAGACAGTGTGTGTAAAGAATTTAATTGGGTGCGTgtagttttacaatttttgaTGATCCGTTTGAAAAATGAGTGCTTTTGATCTGTGTGAAAAATGAGTGCTTTAGGAAGATGATTGATGCTGGAAATTGTGAGGAAGTGAATGGATTTTCTTCAAATCTGTTcacaattttgatttttggttgGTACAAAAATTTTGGTCTTGGTTTGTTGCATATTTGGTTCTGCGAACTTTTCTTGAGTTTCTGTTATGCTTATCGCAATTATGATTGTTAATTTCCTCGGTTTTCCCTCTTTTCTACCAAGTTTGTTGAATTTGAAACCAAATGTGCCACAAGAAACTGAGTTGTTATGTGTTTAggttaagtttatatgtatctGTTTACACACTTAAGCATGCTAATGATCGAGACATTTATATGTGCATACATATATTTGTGCAAACTTTCCTTTCATTTGTCAGTGATAGGCATTCTTCTTTGGTAACAAAAAGAACCCTTTTCTGATGCTGTatcatttcttttatttcagCTTGTGGAAAAATTGTATAGAGAAAGATGGGGACCTCAGGATGGGGTAGGCAGCATCATAATATCTCCAACAAGGGAGATAGCTGACCAAACTTTTGATGTGTTAAAATTGGTTGGGAGACACCATAACTTTAGTGCTGGCCTTCTAATTGGTGGTCGCAAAGTTGAAGAAGAGAAGGAGCACGTAAATGACCTGAACATACTGGTTTGCACTCCAGGACGGCTTCTTCAGCACATGGATGAAACCCCAAATTTTGATTGCTCACAACTTCAGGTTTTGGTCCTTGATGAGGCAGATCGTATTCTTGATGTCGGATTTAAGGACACACTGAATGCAATCATTTCACAGCTACCTAAAAAAAGACAAACGTTTCTCTTCTCAGCAACTCAAACAAAGTCGGTTAAAGATCTTGCAAGACTCAGTTTGAAGGATCCAGAATATCTCAGTGTGCATGAGAAGGCTGTGACAGCGACTCCTACTCTTTTGCAGCAGGCGGCAGTCATCGTTTCACTTGACAAAAAATTAGACGTATTGTGGAGCTTCATAAAGACACATCTAAATTATAGAATTCTAGTGTTTCTATCAACCCGCAAACAGGTGCAATTTTGTCTCTGAATTATGTCTATGTAGCTCAGATGCCAGCTTGTCATGCCTAATAATTTCAGCATAATATATTCAACATCGAGTTCATCTGATTGATAGAGGCCAGCTTAAGCCCTTGAAATGAGAGAGTGCGCCCAACAGAATCAGTTAAATAGTTCAATAAACTTCAATCTTGAATGAAAGATGCAGACTTTTTATATGCCCTTGGAGTTTGAATTAATGGTTCTGCATTGAGGTCTATGTTTATGTCTGACCCTGTTTTCCCTTCACAAGCCAGCATGGAAATTTTGATCATATCAGTAATTCTAGTTATAGACATACTTACACATACATATAGAAAGAATATAGCTTTCTCCTAAGTTGCTCGAGTCATTTACTAGAAAGAAATTTCTTCACTTACTCAGGTGGTACCGTTTTGATCCCAAACCAATTTGGCACAGGATCATATTTGGGGGTGGGGTGCATGTTTCACCTCCATTTTTACGACTGTTGATGATGTTGAATTGCATTTTTTAATAGGTAAAGTTTGTCTATGAAGCATTTAAAAAGCTCCGTCCTGGAATACCCTTGAAGTGTCTTCATGGTAAGATGAAGCAAGAGGGACGAATGGGAACGTACTCACAGTTTTCTGAAAAACGTTGTGTTCTCTTCTCAACTGATGTGGCTTCAAGGGGCCTTGATTTCAACAAGGCAGTTGACTGGGTTGTTCAGGTGGGTTGTCATCTCCAAAAATATTCTTATTATGTTATAACAAATATAAGgaaaagaaatttgttgtcTATGGTCTcagttttaaagatattttccCCCATGTGTAGGTGGATTGCCCAGACGATGTTGCATCTTACATACACAGAGTTGGACGAACTGCTCGTTATCAATCTAAAGGGCAATCACTTTTATTTCTGATGCCTTCAGAAGTAAAAATGCTTGAGAAATTAAAAGAGGCAAAAATACCTATTAAGTCCACCCAGGTTTAATATTCTTTCTTTCGTCTTAGGAGGATGGGGGTGGGAGTAGGAGAATCCACTGTccacttatttttattgtttccatTTTAATTTGTGGGCCATGCTAAATTAGCTGCTATACTGATTTCTCAGGCTAACCCGGATAAACTGCAACCAGTGTCGGGGTTGTTGGCATCTTTGCTAGTCAAGTACCCAGATCCACTTCAGGGTCTGGCTAAAAGGGCATTTATCACGTACGTGAAGTCTATTCAAAAGCAGAAGGACAGAGAGATTTTTGATGTTACGAATTTACCAATTGAAGAATTTTCAGCATCACTGGGTCTACCAATGACTCCTAAAATTCGTTTTGCAAACCAGAAAATCAAGTCCAAGAAAGTGCCTGAATTATCTCCCCTTGTTGAACCAGAAAGTTGGGACAAGGAGGATAGGTTGGAGCTTCCAAAAGAGGAGCTCGATATTGGTGATTTTATGGAAGAGGAAGGGGAGGAAGACGCTCTTGTAAGAAATGCTACTGCAAATGAGGCAGAGGGGGAAGGACGAAAAATCGGAGATATTATGTAAGTTGCTTGtctattatattttatagaTATTTAACCTTAAAGATTAAGTCGCAAGATTCTGTTTGACATTAGAAGCAAAATATACACAAATGGATGGACAATTTCGTAATAAATCCGTTTTCTGTGCTTCCCAACTTAAAATGATATCATCCAGCTGTGGTAGTTTTGGATGTATTACCAATGCCATGCTGACTACCTTAATGCACTCTTTTATCATGTGCCATTTGTTTCCCAATCTGTTGGCGAAATTTGAGTtcaatcacttttttttttttcttgtagacTGGCTACTCGGGTTTCGAAGAAAAAGAAGTTAAAGATCAATATCCATAGGCCAGTGGGGACTAGAGTCGTCTTTGATGAGGAAGGCAACACGCTACCGCCATTAGCAAGGCTGGCTGATATCAATAACAGTGGTCTGCCTGATGAAATTCATGGTATGTTTTGTGATTCTAGAATTACATCAAATATAAACCAGAATAACTGAAAATATTACAAGCATAGCATAAACTTGGGGTGACGCCCTAATTTCGAAATGAACAATTGAGGTAAACAAATAGATTTATGAATTTTCTGACTCCTATTCTGAAGAACAACATGTCCTGACGTATCTTATTTTTTGCTGCAGACATGAAAAACGAATATTATAAGAAGCTTAGGGAAGATATGAAGGTGGTGGACAAGGAAGACAAGGTTCTAGACCGCCAGCGTCGCCGTGAGAAACGTTTGAAGCATAAGATGAAGTTGAAGAGAGGAAACACAGAAGAAGATTCGGAGGATAATCTTTCTGATTCAGAAGGAGAACCAGCTGAGGATCGACCCCGCAAAAAGTCCAAGATATACTTTGGTAGTGATGATGAAGGTGAGAGAGAAGAAGGTAAGAAGAAACTGGGTTTCACTGCTGACTCAATGTCTTTAGAGGAACAAGAAGCTTTGGCTCTCAAATTATTAAATTCCATGCACTCATAAATTTTGACCTTTGTTAAGCTTAATGATGTTttctagttttttattttttatttttttatattttttccttCTGTGTCTTGAGTAAAGTACTAAAATGTAATGATCTTGAAATTTTAAGGTGAATTTAGAAgtatcatacttttttttttcaatatcatCCTTCTAAGTTTTACCTTCTAGCTCGGTTTTGACCGGAGAAAAAGTCTGCCTTCTGTGAAAAGGGCTGAGGCCCGATAGGTTGGGCAGGGTTTTTTGGCCCGTTTTCATGTACCGAACagaaaatcttattgaaatgacaaaaaatgtttttggtgaaattacTTTTGAAACTAGTTCTTAAtaaagaatgaggatcctcacCAAATTCTTTTTGTGAGAATCCAAAGGATATTTTAATTGTATTCGTTCATTATAAATCGTACGGTTAGTTTAtatcaggtactatttgtgtttaattttacataaaaaatttaaaatgattttttactgcacaatgtacgatgaatggatacGATTAAAGAATTattagaatcctcacaaagaggattcggaGAAGTTCCTTACAAAGAGGATtgttagtaaaaatgtaagtaaattctAAAAAGACATTTGAAGTACGTTATATGCTTCTTACATCAATTCAAATGCTTTTAGAacctaataatatttttttctaaaaacgttttcagtcattttaaaagtacattcaGATGAATCCTATACTAACGAAAAGAAACATTTGCATTGGCGCATGGAGTAATTTTCTCACTGAGACAGTTTCTTTACAACATTGTCATAGTTTTCTGTAATGAATAACAATGAAAATaatcaaccaaaacaaaagtcATTTAACTGATTAACGTTGTTACAATTTTAGTgttgaaacaaaaattatagTGCATCTCCTTATTAAATAATAGTTAAATCACTaaacaattttaaatttaattattttattttgcataagtgattttgacgaatgATAAGCCGTTCACATCTTCGAGTAACAGTGTATGTGAGAAATGGAACATAAAAAGTCGGAATAAAACTGTTGCTAGCATTCCGCATTCCCatggtatcgtttggtatgcagacgggacgggacggaacataATGGGACGGAACGAGACGGGACatgacggaacggaacggagcgggagcaaagatgccctcggatggaaacaaggaggaagaagaaggagacggagaggttataattttgtgttccacagatgtggaacgagtcattccagggggtgaggtggaacgaaaattcacccaaaactcgtcccgtggaacagcttgTTCCACccattttaggcgcaccaaacgtgggacggaacgccttgttccactctgttccgtcccgtcctacgtaccaaacggtaccataAGGCAATCGTCCGTCGAGCTTCTCCGTGTAAATGTCGGAACTTGGTAGCCTCCTCGTTAAAAATGGGGGAGAATCAGTGTGAACAAGAAGTCATAAGTAATTAAATGCCAACCAAACCCAAGCAAACGTACACACGTTTTTGAGTACATGAAAGCTTTTTAATGCTTGTATTTTGGCTCATCATTCCAAACATTGGTATATGCTCGTCATATATTTAATTATCTGATacgagtaatgttattcatgtaatatttttatatcatatttctatATCGTCTTAGGTGGCATCTAATGTggatagccacatcatttgaaaaatttgcaagacccaaggaaatgaaggagaatgactcctcgta
This Pyrus communis chromosome 6, drPyrComm1.1, whole genome shotgun sequence DNA region includes the following protein-coding sequences:
- the LOC137737639 gene encoding DEAD-box ATP-dependent RNA helicase 32-like, with the translated sequence MRKAKSKSSRKQKDLSELQEIELLNSWIESQKPDCGSNPMSLPALPSDAPVGRLGDTLFSPYAGATRFEQLPVSKKTKDALRQCKYVEMTDIQRASLPHALCGRDILGAAKTGSGKTLAFVIPLVEKLYRERWGPQDGVGSIIISPTREIADQTFDVLKLVGRHHNFSAGLLIGGRKVEEEKEHVNDLNILVCTPGRLLQHMDETPNFDCSQLQVLVLDEADRILDVGFKDTLNAIISQLPKKRQTFLFSATQTKSVKDLARLSLKDPEYLSVHEKAVTATPTLLQQAAVIVSLDKKLDVLWSFIKTHLNYRILVFLSTRKQVKFVYEAFKKLRPGIPLKCLHGKMKQEGRMGTYSQFSEKRCVLFSTDVASRGLDFNKAVDWVVQVDCPDDVASYIHRVGRTARYQSKGQSLLFLMPSEVKMLEKLKEAKIPIKSTQANPDKLQPVSGLLASLLVKYPDPLQGLAKRAFITYVKSIQKQKDREIFDVTNLPIEEFSASLGLPMTPKIRFANQKIKSKKVPELSPLVEPESWDKEDRLELPKEELDIGDFMEEEGEEDALVRNATANEAEGEGRKIGDIILATRVSKKKKLKINIHRPVGTRVVFDEEGNTLPPLARLADINNSGLPDEIHDMKNEYYKKLREDMKVVDKEDKVLDRQRRREKRLKHKMKLKRGNTEEDSEDNLSDSEGEPAEDRPRKKSKIYFGSDDEGEREEGKKKLGFTADSMSLEEQEALALKLLNSMHS